The Spirochaetota bacterium genome has a segment encoding these proteins:
- a CDS encoding DUF2284 domain-containing protein codes for MALDAGVDDAVVISPGSVVTAPWVRMKCQFGCPLYGKGYCCPPHTPTHDMTRAMVDAYRRAILFHIEAPKTPERGSRYRKLMEMLVDLEGTLFKDGYYKAFVFLSGPCIQCAKCGLVTGAPCVHPGRTRPAMEACGIDVFQTARNNGFFIATLREKADTHNDYCLMLVD; via the coding sequence ATGGCCCTCGACGCGGGGGTTGATGATGCCGTTGTCATCTCTCCGGGCAGCGTTGTGACAGCGCCCTGGGTCCGCATGAAGTGCCAGTTCGGGTGCCCCCTGTACGGGAAGGGATACTGCTGCCCGCCCCATACACCCACCCATGACATGACGCGGGCCATGGTGGATGCGTACCGACGGGCTATTCTCTTTCACATCGAAGCCCCTAAAACGCCGGAGCGGGGCAGCCGCTACAGGAAGCTCATGGAGATGCTGGTCGACCTGGAAGGGACTCTGTTCAAGGACGGCTACTACAAGGCCTTTGTGTTTCTGTCCGGCCCCTGCATCCAGTGCGCTAAATGCGGATTAGTGACGGGCGCTCCCTGTGTTCATCCGGGACGCACCAGGCCCGCCATGGAGGCCTGCGGCATCGATGTGTTCCAGACGGCGCGAAACAACGGTTTTTTCATCGCTACGCTGAGGGAAAAAGCGGATACCCATAATGACTATTGTCTCATGCTGGTGGATTAG
- a CDS encoding DUF1295 domain-containing protein, which translates to MKYKQALKLYVFLLLFSLIFYLTVLHIYGLLPNAGAALLGVMISIHAFFLIGVIKKNHTVIDTAWGLSFIIVAHVTFWMQPAHGIAQWITLALVTIWGLRLFLHILSRTVGKEEDPRYRQMREQLQMKKHALLMSYVRIYLVQGVLAWIIAAPIVFIHSMDQTGVFPLWQVGVALWIIGFLFEVVADQQLKSFLAKSENRGRIMTGGLWKYSRHPNYFGEATQWWGIYLIAAGFEGGWVTFFGPMLITFLLLYVSGVPLAEKLISGFPGFEEYKNRTSMFFPWLPRKGK; encoded by the coding sequence ATGAAATACAAGCAGGCTCTTAAATTATATGTTTTTTTATTACTGTTTTCACTCATATTCTATCTGACTGTCCTCCACATATATGGCCTCCTTCCAAATGCCGGCGCGGCTCTGCTGGGCGTTATGATCTCCATCCATGCATTCTTTCTAATCGGGGTGATTAAAAAAAATCATACGGTGATCGATACGGCCTGGGGCTTGAGTTTCATCATCGTGGCCCACGTCACCTTCTGGATGCAGCCGGCCCATGGCATCGCCCAATGGATTACCCTTGCCCTGGTCACGATCTGGGGCCTGCGGCTGTTTTTGCACATTCTCTCCAGGACAGTGGGAAAAGAGGAGGACCCTCGGTATCGCCAGATGCGGGAGCAGTTGCAAATGAAGAAGCATGCGCTTTTAATGAGCTATGTCCGCATTTATCTTGTCCAGGGAGTGCTCGCCTGGATCATCGCGGCGCCGATTGTGTTCATACACTCGATGGATCAAACAGGCGTGTTTCCCCTTTGGCAGGTCGGCGTTGCCCTGTGGATCATAGGTTTCCTTTTCGAGGTCGTTGCTGACCAGCAGCTGAAAAGCTTTCTGGCAAAGAGCGAGAACCGCGGGCGCATCATGACCGGAGGGCTCTGGAAATATTCAAGGCACCCCAACTACTTCGGGGAGGCAACGCAGTGGTGGGGCATATACCTGATCGCCGCCGGATTCGAGGGGGGATGGGTGACCTTTTTCGGTCCGATGCTTATCACCTTCCTGCTCCTCTATGTGTCCGGCGTGCCGCTGGCGGAGAAGCTGATCAGCGGCTTCCCCGGTTTTGAGGAATATAAAAATCGTACGAGCATGTTCTTCCCCTGGCTCCCCCGGAAGGGGAAGTGA
- a CDS encoding AraC family transcriptional regulator, whose amino-acid sequence MELTAAYSLSASKLAVLFEYLDKQGISKNEFFSGIGLDPAIMGHPDRRVPLVNLETIFTRAYEATADRHFGLHYGEMIQKGPANILNYIMMNCGTIEETLKKYCRYEIIQDDISKTDYRCEGGTCYVSIVIRYGSPFFRQQYLESKCASMVYYAKKLSGVDLALKEIRFTHEPFGDASEYTRIFRCPVRFGCEENLIILPQSDLAIRVREPNRDLLLVFEKHAKDLQSQLCRQDTFSAKVGKCIIQSIPGIIPTIEEIAGRLEISVRSLQQKLKEEGSSYRSIVDSVRMDMAINFLKDRAMSIADIAFVLGFSEPCVFHRNFKKWTRSTPAQYRADVLNNGSRPPME is encoded by the coding sequence ATGGAACTAACTGCCGCATATTCGCTATCCGCCTCAAAACTCGCAGTCCTGTTTGAGTACCTGGATAAGCAGGGAATTTCGAAGAACGAATTTTTCTCCGGCATCGGCCTTGACCCCGCCATCATGGGACACCCCGACCGGAGGGTCCCCCTTGTCAATCTCGAGACCATCTTCACCCGCGCCTACGAGGCTACTGCTGACCGTCACTTCGGATTGCATTACGGCGAGATGATCCAGAAAGGTCCCGCCAACATACTCAATTATATCATGATGAATTGCGGGACCATCGAGGAGACCCTCAAGAAATACTGCCGTTATGAAATCATCCAGGATGACATATCAAAGACCGATTACCGGTGCGAGGGAGGGACCTGTTACGTCTCCATCGTCATCCGTTACGGCTCCCCTTTTTTCAGGCAGCAGTACCTTGAATCGAAGTGCGCCTCCATGGTCTATTACGCGAAAAAGCTTTCCGGCGTGGACCTCGCACTGAAGGAAATTCGCTTCACCCACGAGCCCTTCGGCGACGCTTCCGAATACACGCGGATCTTCCGGTGCCCCGTCAGGTTCGGGTGCGAAGAAAACCTTATCATCCTTCCCCAAAGCGATCTGGCGATACGGGTCCGCGAGCCCAACCGGGACCTCCTCCTTGTTTTTGAAAAGCACGCGAAAGATCTGCAGAGCCAGCTCTGCCGGCAGGACACCTTCTCCGCGAAAGTCGGCAAATGCATCATCCAGAGCATACCCGGCATTATTCCGACGATTGAAGAGATCGCCGGCAGGCTCGAAATAAGCGTCCGCTCCCTGCAGCAGAAGCTGAAGGAAGAGGGATCGTCGTACCGGTCCATCGTGGACTCGGTGCGAATGGACATGGCCATCAATTTTCTCAAGGACCGTGCCATGTCAATAGCCGATATCGCCTTTGTTCTCGGATTTTCCGAGCCCTGCGTCTTTCACCGAAATTTCAAGAAATGGACCCGTTCAACGCCGGCCCAGTACCGCGCCGATGTATTGAACAACGGGAGCCGGCCCCCCATGGAGTAG
- a CDS encoding SpoIIE family protein phosphatase: protein MDSFININVYNALNIYIVPPFLSLVLGITLAVISIAKGKLKAENVLFSLLCIWWSLLSPVFICHHLFRGNEELLLAIERRVHFFYVYLPPLNILFFYKITGIRSRFILPAMFVVSFLLSLTTFTDYYFYGFYEYSWGYIAKGGIAFHIVALFASIFIIYLIIFFIRKIRTEKNHILRLKLKYILFSFILIGLLTLANIPAINGIDVYPFGNMMFLPLAFLGYGVLSYRLMDIRSVLHVTLMWAIMSSLIIIPNVILFMVLYPYLITRSPGGLLAIGAAWFYCNYLYLSRTQPLIDRLFNKGKYDLHKIESLFIDNISRLKSVDNLLEQFIDVITKSLAFRYGTVIICREDVRSVLHGEFAFVGLDEETSEWFVRTNHMVDRDMVESKESYAEIRDRLRVVFSRHNARYLIPIVQMNELAALMVLPEKQNLRQLKHYEVVFINNIRSALVISIENAIMYGNLNMLKDNLEQIVIDRTSELIEARDLLLHDIELARKIQMALLPQKLPRLERAEIHYKYVPMMGVGGDFVDILIPGRDSHDAGGNAVCFFICDVSGHGVSAALTAAMVKMTLSSWETDAGNPARLLENISGSLKGKTGGNFITAISCYVELETGRLVYANAGHPPLIIVRSGGIIELVKTKGRLMSDHIQPDCEDAAVPLHDNDVIVLYTDGIIEERAGDVFYGEERFFKVLRSSHRGTVEELCSAVYNSVIDFKGNNMFDDDFTILAMRYRSKR from the coding sequence GTGGATTCGTTCATTAATATTAATGTATATAATGCGCTGAATATCTATATCGTGCCCCCTTTCCTCTCCCTGGTTCTCGGGATAACCCTGGCCGTCATCTCCATCGCAAAGGGCAAGTTGAAGGCGGAGAATGTCCTATTCTCGTTGTTGTGCATCTGGTGGTCGCTGCTGAGTCCCGTGTTTATCTGCCACCACCTATTCAGGGGAAACGAGGAGCTTCTCCTCGCTATCGAGCGGCGTGTCCATTTTTTTTACGTATATCTTCCTCCCTTAAATATTTTATTTTTCTATAAAATAACCGGTATCAGGAGCAGGTTCATTTTGCCGGCGATGTTTGTCGTTAGTTTTCTTCTTTCCTTGACGACTTTTACCGATTACTATTTTTACGGTTTTTATGAATATTCCTGGGGGTATATAGCTAAAGGAGGCATTGCCTTCCATATTGTGGCTCTGTTTGCGTCAATATTCATCATCTACTTAATTATTTTTTTCATCAGAAAGATCAGAACTGAAAAAAACCATATACTTCGCCTGAAACTCAAGTATATCCTGTTTTCTTTCATTTTGATTGGTCTCCTTACGCTGGCAAACATTCCTGCAATAAACGGCATCGACGTATACCCTTTCGGCAATATGATGTTCCTCCCCCTGGCCTTTCTCGGATACGGCGTATTGAGCTACCGCCTGATGGATATACGAAGCGTTCTCCACGTCACCCTCATGTGGGCCATCATGTCTTCGCTCATTATCATCCCCAACGTGATCCTCTTCATGGTCCTCTATCCGTATCTGATAACCAGAAGCCCCGGCGGCCTCTTAGCCATAGGGGCGGCCTGGTTTTATTGCAACTACCTCTACCTGTCGAGAACCCAGCCGCTGATCGACCGGTTATTCAACAAGGGTAAATACGATCTCCACAAGATTGAGAGCCTCTTTATTGATAACATTTCACGCCTTAAAAGCGTCGATAACCTGCTGGAACAGTTCATCGACGTGATAACGAAATCCCTGGCCTTCAGGTATGGCACGGTCATCATATGCCGGGAGGATGTGCGTTCGGTCCTTCATGGCGAGTTCGCCTTTGTCGGGCTTGATGAGGAGACATCGGAATGGTTTGTGCGGACAAATCACATGGTGGACAGGGACATGGTCGAATCAAAGGAAAGCTACGCGGAGATTCGCGATCGCCTTAGGGTCGTATTCTCGCGCCATAACGCCCGGTACCTGATACCCATTGTGCAAATGAACGAACTGGCGGCATTGATGGTGCTGCCCGAGAAACAGAACCTCCGGCAGCTGAAGCATTACGAGGTGGTCTTTATCAATAACATCCGCTCGGCCCTTGTCATCTCCATAGAAAACGCCATCATGTACGGCAACCTGAACATGCTCAAGGATAACCTCGAGCAGATCGTCATTGACCGCACCAGCGAGCTCATCGAGGCGCGGGACCTGCTCCTCCATGACATTGAGCTGGCGCGGAAAATTCAAATGGCGCTCCTCCCCCAGAAACTGCCCCGGCTGGAGCGCGCTGAAATACATTACAAGTATGTTCCCATGATGGGCGTGGGCGGTGATTTTGTCGATATCTTGATACCGGGTCGCGACAGCCATGATGCCGGGGGGAACGCCGTCTGCTTTTTTATCTGCGACGTTTCGGGCCACGGCGTGTCCGCCGCCCTCACGGCCGCAATGGTAAAAATGACCCTTTCATCATGGGAGACGGACGCCGGGAACCCCGCACGCCTGCTCGAGAATATAAGCGGTTCACTGAAGGGTAAGACTGGCGGCAATTTCATAACCGCCATTTCATGCTATGTCGAACTTGAAACGGGAAGGCTGGTCTATGCCAATGCCGGCCATCCGCCCCTCATCATTGTACGCTCAGGCGGCATAATCGAATTGGTAAAAACAAAGGGCAGGCTGATGAGCGATCATATACAGCCCGATTGCGAGGATGCCGCAGTGCCCCTTCATGACAATGACGTCATCGTGCTTTACACCGACGGGATCATAGAGGAGCGGGCCGGTGACGTGTTCTACGGAGAGGAGCGTTTCTTCAAGGTATTGCGATCAAGCCATCGAGGCACCGTTGAGGAGTTGTGCTCGGCTGTCTACAATTCGGTGATCGACTTTAAAGGAAACAACATGTTTGATGACGATTTTACCATCCTCGCGATGAGATACCGGTCAAAGCGGTAG
- a CDS encoding glucose 1-dehydrogenase, which yields MIFDAFHLNDKTALITGGSRGIGKAIALSFAEAGANVVISGRTQADLDAAAADIRSLGVSCLPVAAHAAKSEELDLLVEKAMKEFGRIDILVCNAATNPQFADIIDTEEWAWDAVMNLNLKGYYLLCKKVAKIMIGQGGGSIIFVGSTNAFKPNKGVGVYSVSKAGEHAMAQVLAFELGKYKIRVNVLAPGATRTDMIKGALEANNGVLERSLVKRTALGRIAETDDVKGAALYLASDASAFVTGQVLVVDGGAVTYQY from the coding sequence ATGATATTCGACGCATTTCATCTCAACGACAAGACGGCTTTGATCACCGGAGGATCGAGGGGGATCGGCAAGGCCATCGCATTGAGCTTTGCGGAAGCGGGCGCCAATGTGGTCATTTCAGGCCGGACCCAGGCGGATCTCGATGCCGCGGCAGCGGATATCAGGTCCCTGGGCGTATCCTGCCTGCCCGTCGCGGCCCATGCGGCCAAGAGTGAAGAGCTGGATCTCCTTGTCGAAAAGGCGATGAAGGAATTCGGGAGAATTGACATACTGGTCTGCAACGCGGCGACGAACCCCCAGTTCGCTGATATCATCGATACTGAAGAATGGGCGTGGGACGCCGTGATGAATCTGAATCTGAAGGGCTACTATCTGCTCTGCAAAAAAGTTGCCAAAATAATGATCGGCCAGGGCGGTGGCTCCATCATCTTTGTCGGTTCCACCAACGCGTTCAAGCCCAACAAGGGAGTGGGAGTCTATTCCGTCAGCAAGGCGGGCGAACACGCCATGGCGCAGGTCCTGGCCTTTGAGCTGGGGAAATACAAGATCCGCGTCAATGTCCTTGCCCCGGGCGCCACCAGGACCGACATGATCAAGGGGGCCCTGGAAGCAAACAATGGCGTTCTGGAACGGTCCCTCGTGAAGCGCACGGCCCTTGGGCGAATCGCTGAAACCGATGACGTGAAAGGGGCGGCGCTCTATCTCGCATCCGACGCGTCGGCCTTCGTCACCGGCCAGGTTCTCGTGGTGGACGGGGGTGCAGTGACTTATCAGTATTGA
- a CDS encoding manganese efflux pump, with protein sequence MDFLSVLIVAVALAMDAFSVCVSCGMVIVNPGFRHYFRLAFHFGLFQFMMPIFGYFGGRYLEGYIKTFDHWIAFGLLLFIGLKMIYEAFSHEKESCDQAKDPSRGWSLIVLAVATSIDALAVGLSLGVLGRPILLPSVIIGAVCALFSVIGISIGRRVGPLVGRRAEAVGGLMLVAIGIKILVEHLAG encoded by the coding sequence ATGGATTTCCTATCCGTTCTCATCGTCGCCGTAGCCCTGGCCATGGACGCCTTTTCCGTGTGCGTCTCCTGCGGCATGGTCATCGTCAATCCCGGTTTCAGGCATTACTTCCGCCTCGCCTTCCATTTCGGCCTGTTCCAGTTCATGATGCCCATCTTCGGGTATTTCGGCGGGAGATACCTCGAAGGCTACATAAAGACCTTTGACCACTGGATCGCCTTCGGGCTCCTTTTATTCATCGGCCTCAAGATGATCTACGAGGCCTTTTCTCACGAGAAAGAATCATGCGACCAGGCCAAAGATCCCTCCCGGGGATGGTCCCTCATCGTCCTGGCCGTGGCCACCAGCATCGACGCCCTTGCCGTGGGGCTCTCCCTGGGCGTCCTGGGACGTCCCATCCTCCTTCCCAGCGTCATCATCGGCGCCGTGTGCGCCCTCTTCTCGGTCATCGGCATCTCCATCGGCAGGCGCGTGGGGCCCCTCGTGGGCAGGCGGGCCGAAGCCGTTGGAGGCCTGATGCTTGTCGCCATCGGCATCAAGATACTCGTCGAACACCTTGCCGGGTAA
- a CDS encoding thiolase family protein: MAELKDVVIVSACRTPIGEFLGSLKNMTGAEMGAVVLKECIDRAGIDPDLIDDVIMGQTCQDTREVNVARVAALKAGLSYKVPGMTVNRVCPSSMEAMAIATAQIQVGNYDVVLAGGTDSMSQVPYILRTHRAGTKLRDDKLVDSLWEGMKGGGNLIMGLTGENLAEKYNISRQEQDEFALRSNQCAQKAIEQGYFEKEIVAVKIPGKGGKITEFKVDERPKFNLTMEDLAKLPPTFKEGGTITAGNASGLNDGASAMLMMSADKAKELGLKPLARIVGGSVAAVEPELMGYGPVPATEKLFKKTGLKLSDIGLIEVNEAFAAQYLAVEKLMGLNREITNVNGGAIALGHPGGPTGCRISITLLYEMKRRGVSLGLATLCGGNGPARSVIIEAL; the protein is encoded by the coding sequence ATGGCTGAATTAAAAGATGTGGTAATTGTCTCGGCATGCAGAACTCCCATCGGAGAGTTCCTCGGATCGCTCAAAAACATGACCGGCGCCGAAATGGGTGCGGTTGTCTTGAAAGAATGCATCGATCGGGCCGGCATCGATCCCGATCTGATCGATGATGTCATCATGGGGCAAACCTGCCAGGATACCAGGGAAGTCAATGTGGCCCGGGTCGCGGCGCTCAAGGCCGGGTTATCCTACAAGGTCCCGGGCATGACCGTGAATCGCGTTTGTCCCTCTTCAATGGAAGCCATGGCGATCGCCACCGCGCAGATACAGGTCGGCAACTACGATGTGGTCCTGGCCGGCGGCACCGACAGCATGTCCCAGGTCCCCTATATCCTGAGGACCCACCGGGCCGGCACGAAACTGAGGGACGACAAGCTGGTCGATTCCCTGTGGGAGGGGATGAAGGGCGGCGGAAACCTCATCATGGGTCTGACCGGTGAGAACCTGGCCGAGAAATATAACATTTCCCGACAGGAGCAGGATGAATTCGCCCTGCGGAGCAACCAGTGCGCCCAGAAGGCCATCGAGCAGGGTTATTTCGAGAAGGAAATCGTTGCGGTGAAGATCCCCGGAAAAGGCGGGAAGATCACGGAATTCAAGGTCGATGAAAGGCCGAAGTTCAACCTGACCATGGAAGACCTGGCCAAGCTGCCGCCGACCTTCAAGGAGGGGGGCACCATAACGGCCGGCAACGCCTCAGGGTTGAATGATGGGGCGTCGGCGATGCTCATGATGTCCGCGGACAAGGCCAAGGAGCTGGGACTGAAGCCCCTGGCGCGGATAGTGGGGGGATCGGTCGCCGCGGTTGAGCCGGAGCTGATGGGCTACGGTCCCGTGCCTGCCACTGAAAAGCTCTTCAAAAAGACCGGCCTCAAGCTTTCGGACATCGGATTGATCGAGGTCAATGAGGCCTTCGCCGCCCAGTATCTGGCCGTTGAAAAGCTGATGGGATTGAACAGGGAGATCACCAATGTCAATGGCGGCGCCATAGCATTGGGCCATCCCGGCGGTCCCACGGGATGCAGAATTTCAATAACACTGCTCTATGAAATGAAAAGAAGGGGCGTGTCGCTGGGATTGGCGACTCTCTGCGGGGGCAATGGTCCCGCTCGTTCGGTGATCATAGAAGCGCTGTAA
- a CDS encoding acyl-CoA thioesterase: protein MEISERTVRGYHLDQHGHVNNIRYMEFLEEGRYVFLDKHAAQMELWKSRGLALFIVNININYRRPSFLGDVLQVYTGIRTLRSRSGVIHQRILRRGTDEGIVEADVTFVVVDTEQEKALPIDGLLHTELAAMSEPYSFLNG from the coding sequence ATGGAAATAAGCGAACGCACAGTACGGGGATACCATCTTGACCAGCATGGCCATGTGAACAACATCCGCTACATGGAATTCCTGGAGGAGGGACGTTACGTATTCCTGGACAAGCATGCCGCACAGATGGAGCTCTGGAAAAGCCGGGGACTGGCCCTTTTTATCGTCAATATCAACATCAATTACCGGCGGCCTTCCTTCCTGGGGGATGTTCTCCAGGTTTATACCGGGATCCGCACGCTCCGCAGCAGGAGCGGCGTCATCCATCAGCGCATACTGCGCCGGGGAACCGATGAGGGGATCGTCGAGGCTGATGTAACCTTCGTGGTCGTTGATACAGAGCAGGAAAAGGCGCTCCCCATCGACGGCCTGCTCCACACGGAGCTTGCGGCAATGTCGGAGCCTTATTCATTCTTGAATGGATAG
- a CDS encoding TetR/AcrR family transcriptional regulator, with the protein MATTNKKRKVDDSMNFSKLKVIERENKKDLIINAAEKIFTDIPFDKVTMRHIAKDVGITATAIYRYFSDKQSLFAEIYARSNNRLLSKIKEIIDSNQDFLLEEVTLAIIDHYLLELEEQNLKMRTHLLIDDTLNEEVLGIVTESFRELLIEIVKYFSRFNPNIDTRLLARMYIASLIGYLITFKNYPSNNHEEAIKNMKKFGKKLSGMFEAQIIPQ; encoded by the coding sequence ATGGCCACGACAAATAAAAAGCGCAAAGTTGACGACTCAATGAATTTTTCAAAGCTGAAGGTAATTGAGCGTGAAAACAAGAAAGACCTGATCATAAATGCCGCTGAAAAGATTTTTACCGACATACCCTTTGACAAGGTGACGATGAGGCATATCGCCAAGGATGTGGGAATAACCGCCACGGCGATCTATCGATATTTTTCAGATAAACAGTCGCTTTTCGCTGAAATCTACGCCCGAAGCAACAATCGTTTGTTGTCTAAAATCAAGGAGATCATAGATTCAAATCAGGATTTTTTATTGGAAGAAGTCACCCTGGCCATCATCGACCATTATTTGCTGGAGCTCGAGGAACAGAATTTAAAAATGAGGACCCATCTCCTGATCGATGATACGCTGAATGAGGAGGTCCTGGGTATTGTCACTGAAAGCTTTCGTGAGCTGCTTATCGAGATAGTTAAATATTTTTCCCGCTTTAATCCGAACATCGATACGCGGTTGCTTGCCCGCATGTACATTGCGTCGCTCATCGGTTATTTGATCACCTTCAAAAATTATCCAAGCAATAACCATGAGGAAGCGATAAAAAACATGAAAAAATTCGGCAAGAAGCTGTCCGGTATGTTCGAGGCACAGATTATCCCGCAATGA
- a CDS encoding thiolase family protein, producing the protein MKDVYIIGAYSNEFKKYPDKTFRDLTRDAYVGVLEDAGMTNGDEIQFVYFGNAAMNVFGQGSIRGQVCFVPLVREKLFPERVPIINVEGACATGSMAIHCAWKDILSGESDLVLALGVEKLFIPDDPARSLAIFEQGADCLNRDETVDNYKEMAHLVGREFETGANRSFFMDTYGMQALYHMKKNGTTQRQIACASSITHKYGTMNQKAQIKIEMTVDQVLEDRLVSYPLTRAMCSPIGDGAAAVLLCSESYLKNLPPVVRGRAVKLKASTFTSGKYKSFDEPSLCHIAGKKAYEMAGIKPADIDLAEVHDATSFGVIYQSEMMGFCEMGKGGRFVESGGTTLEGTTPVNTSGGLVSKGHPVGATGISMVYELVTQLRGEAGQRQVKNAEFALQENGGGVIGTEEAACSVMILQKDN; encoded by the coding sequence ATGAAAGACGTTTATATTATCGGTGCGTATTCGAACGAGTTCAAGAAGTATCCGGACAAGACATTCCGCGATCTGACCCGGGACGCCTATGTCGGGGTCCTGGAGGATGCCGGGATGACCAATGGAGACGAGATACAATTCGTCTATTTCGGAAATGCCGCCATGAACGTGTTCGGCCAGGGAAGCATCCGCGGGCAGGTCTGCTTTGTCCCCCTCGTGAGGGAAAAGCTCTTCCCGGAGCGGGTCCCCATCATAAATGTGGAAGGGGCCTGCGCCACCGGTTCCATGGCCATTCATTGCGCCTGGAAGGATATCCTGAGCGGGGAGAGCGACCTGGTCCTGGCCCTCGGCGTCGAAAAGCTCTTTATTCCCGATGACCCGGCCCGGAGCCTTGCCATTTTCGAGCAGGGAGCCGACTGCCTGAACAGGGATGAGACGGTTGATAATTACAAAGAAATGGCCCATTTAGTGGGCAGGGAATTTGAGACCGGCGCCAATCGCAGCTTTTTCATGGATACCTACGGCATGCAGGCCCTGTATCATATGAAGAAAAACGGCACGACCCAGCGCCAGATCGCCTGCGCGTCCTCCATTACCCACAAATACGGGACGATGAACCAGAAGGCCCAGATAAAAATTGAAATGACCGTGGACCAGGTGCTGGAGGATCGCCTGGTGTCGTATCCGCTGACGAGGGCCATGTGTTCGCCCATCGGTGACGGGGCGGCGGCGGTGCTGTTATGCTCTGAAAGCTATTTGAAAAACCTGCCTCCGGTCGTTCGGGGCCGGGCGGTGAAACTGAAGGCCAGCACCTTCACCAGCGGAAAGTACAAGTCCTTTGACGAGCCCAGTCTCTGCCATATAGCCGGGAAAAAGGCCTATGAGATGGCCGGGATCAAACCCGCCGATATCGATCTGGCGGAAGTTCATGACGCTACATCCTTTGGCGTAATTTACCAGTCGGAAATGATGGGATTTTGCGAGATGGGGAAAGGCGGACGCTTCGTGGAGTCGGGGGGCACCACCCTCGAGGGAACAACGCCTGTCAACACCAGCGGCGGCCTTGTATCCAAGGGACACCCCGTGGGCGCCACCGGCATATCCATGGTCTATGAGCTTGTCACGCAGCTGCGCGGCGAGGCGGGACAGAGACAGGTGAAAAATGCCGAATTCGCCCTGCAGGAAAACGGGGGAGGAGTGATCGGGACTGAGGAAGCGGCCTGTTCGGTTATGATACTGCAGAAGGACAACTGA
- a CDS encoding 4Fe-4S binding protein: MTLQPDVEEKYRAAAGIIARAGMVPFQVTPTLIEIVKFYLDEDDAEFVVRNYGAKTTLSADEIRATSGMTDEEIEKKTAALAKKGIIFNQPNTRGVMVYRLLPLIIVGTFEYTFMNELPKGERLKDLEKIAKLYHVLLGELRDLIQGNYDNLLPIFEHQPPIDRTVPVFTAEGGKKINIIINEQITAEEHILPSKTVGEIIDKYDDIAVGHCFCRNYTKVLGHACATGAPTEVCFTFGKSARHTIGQGFARRVTKEEAKKIMERVEEAGLVHKAFHNGSNIEKEENSICNCCKDCCDTFTLWRNGASPMINSTMYLSVIDAASCTGCGICVDRCPVDAIALNDDGIAVREESSCIGCGVCARFCPADAISLREGMRRVCVAPPRLRN; the protein is encoded by the coding sequence ATGACCTTACAGCCTGATGTCGAAGAAAAATACCGCGCGGCAGCCGGCATCATCGCGCGGGCGGGCATGGTCCCGTTCCAGGTAACGCCGACCCTCATCGAAATAGTGAAGTTCTATCTTGACGAGGACGACGCCGAATTCGTCGTCAGGAACTACGGCGCCAAGACGACCCTCTCAGCGGACGAGATACGGGCCACCTCCGGCATGACGGACGAAGAGATCGAGAAAAAAACAGCGGCCCTTGCGAAGAAAGGGATCATCTTCAACCAGCCCAACACCAGGGGCGTCATGGTATACCGCCTGCTCCCCCTCATCATCGTGGGCACCTTCGAATACACCTTCATGAACGAGCTCCCGAAAGGAGAGAGGCTGAAGGACCTGGAAAAGATCGCGAAGCTCTACCATGTCCTCCTGGGCGAGCTCCGGGACCTCATCCAGGGGAACTACGACAACCTGCTCCCGATCTTCGAGCACCAGCCTCCCATCGACCGCACGGTGCCGGTCTTCACCGCGGAAGGCGGAAAGAAGATCAATATCATTATCAACGAGCAAATCACCGCGGAGGAGCATATCCTCCCTTCGAAAACGGTCGGCGAGATCATCGACAAGTACGACGACATCGCCGTGGGCCACTGCTTCTGCCGCAACTACACGAAGGTCCTGGGCCACGCCTGCGCCACCGGCGCTCCCACGGAGGTCTGCTTCACCTTCGGCAAGTCGGCGCGACACACCATTGGCCAGGGCTTCGCCCGCAGGGTGACAAAGGAGGAAGCGAAAAAAATAATGGAGCGGGTCGAGGAGGCTGGCCTGGTGCACAAGGCCTTCCACAACGGCTCTAACATCGAGAAGGAGGAAAACAGCATCTGCAACTGCTGCAAGGACTGCTGCGACACCTTCACCCTCTGGCGGAACGGCGCCTCCCCCATGATCAACTCCACCATGTACCTTTCGGTGATTGACGCCGCGTCGTGCACCGGCTGCGGGATCTGCGTCGACCGCTGCCCCGTGGACGCCATCGCCCTCAATGACGACGGCATCGCGGTACGCGAAGAGAGCTCCTGCATCGGATGCGGCGTCTGCGCACGCTTCTGCCCGGCCGACGCCATATCACTCCGGGAGGGGATGCGGCGGGTCTGCGTGGCGCCGCCGCGCCTGAGGAATTAA